Proteins encoded by one window of Aphidius gifuensis isolate YNYX2018 linkage group LG2, ASM1490517v1, whole genome shotgun sequence:
- the LOC122849237 gene encoding circumsporozoite protein-like, giving the protein MAQQPKDLLSALTAYERAREREEASRARRRADLARRHEQAQASLYLIEAEALQEGYEMPASAFRGVYFHDADNRDDNRGNLDGAVELDNVGGADAIDLRVARREEMLRGVPVGGIAGGAHNIHGVFGAGAGRGNGGTLGGRAGGVILGQMPVNEFESSRYWRKQYFQLILGGGGGGGGGGNRGPGNNTRRRGRGQGRQGGRQGGRNGPANVFYLGQ; this is encoded by the exons atGGCTCAACAACCAAAA gaCCTCCTAAGTGCACTGACAGCTTATGAGCGTGCTCGTGAAAGAGAGGAAGCATCCCGGGCACGACGCAGAGCTGATCTTGCTCGACGTCACGAGCAAGCTCAAGCTAGTCTTTATTTGATTGAAGCAGAAGCCCTTCAAGAAGGCTACGAAATGCCAGCTTCAGCTTTTCGTGgtgtttattttcatgatgCTGATAATCGTGATGATAATCGTGGTAATCTTGATGGTGCTGTGGAGCTTGATAATGTTGGAGGTGCTGATGCCATCGATTTGAGAGTTGCTCGTCGGGAAGAAATGTTGAGAGGTGTACCAGTCGGTGGTATTGCTGGTGGTGCTCATAATATTCATGGTGTTTTTGGTGCTGGGGCTGGACGTGGTAATGGTGGTACTCTTGGAGGTCGTGCTGGAGGTGTCATTCTTGGTCAGATGCCAGTCAACGAGTTTGAAAGTtccag GTACTGGCGAAAGCAGTACTTCCAATTAAtacttggtggtggtggtggtggtggtggtggtggtaatcgAGGACCAGGAAATAACACCAGGAGACGAGGACGAGGACAAGGTAGACAAGGTGGTAGACAAGGTGGTCGAAATGGACCCGCCAATGTCTTCTATTTGggacaataa